The DNA window CGCCCACGCTCACACACATTCTTGAAGAgctgctcacagacacacacacacgcaataagacacagacagatatacacagAAACATGAACAAAAGGGTCTGTTTAGAGAATTCGAGGTAGAAGTCACCCCTAACAACAGGCTTTGGATCAGATTTCACAACCCCTGATTTTAAATTTAACCATTGGGAGGATAAAAATATATCTGACCCCAGTCGTGGATCAATGGCTACGGTATGGATAAGTATGAATTGGCAAACAATGACTGACAGTCAGTAGCAAATGGCTAAATGCTTAGCTAATACATGGCTGAAAGGCATTTAATGGATCCCAATTAACACGCTACTAAATGGCTAAACGGATGGCCATTTTTTATTCCTAGCAAGAAGACGGCTAATTGTTTTTTCATGCATAGATCTAACGGATGAAGGTTAATCTCAGGCTAACGGATGGTTTATTGATGGTTTATTGATGGTTTAATGCACAGCTAACAGAAAGCTAATTGCTGGCTAATGGAAAATAATGTCTAGAGGCTAGCTCCCAGGTGGCTAGTTTGGCAGTGGTGTGTAATTAAAGACTAATGAACTGTGACGCGCTGGGATACTGAACTAGCTAATAGCTAGCTAATGGCTAATCCTATAGCTATACAATTCCATAGCAGCTAGTTAACGGCTAGTTGATGGCTAATAATATAGCTATAGCCAATTCAATACAGCAGCTACAGCTAATTACTAATTAATAGATCATGCTGTAGCTAGCCAATTATGTACATCCGCTAGCTAATGGCTAACTAGCTCACCTCCACGGCGGTGTGGCAGGAGCGCATAACGCCGGTGCCCGTGGCATGCATCTGGGCCAGGTTGTAGAAGGCCAGGATGTGACCCGCCTGCGAGGCCAGATTGAAGAACTTGAGGGCCTGCTTGTAGTCACGCTTCACCCCGATCCCATCTGGGGCGgaagagggggaatggagagacaAAAGTGAGTGAGAGATCCCcaacacagagaaggagagggagaggtggtgtGCAAGAGAAAAAAGAATGGTTGAGACTGCAGATTTGGGAGCAGAATTTTGGTGGGCAACTAACTTTTTTTTTATTGCACTGTTCCCCAGGAAACCAAAGGGACAAGGCTGTTTTACACTAACCAACAGAAAAAACAGGAGGTCTCTTCACACACAGGCCCACaacgcatgcgcacacactcaCTGTAGTACATTGTGCCCAGCTGAAGCTGTCCGTCTACCCAGCCCTGCTCTGCTGCCTTCTGGAAGTATTTCAGCGCCAACTCGTAATtctgtaggacacacacacaaaacataactATTGTGGAAATCATACAGAAAATACAGACAGCTGCTGGATTCAATTGCCTATGCCAATCTCTACAAAAGCTCACTTTTGGAATGTAACTACAGTTTGAATCATACAGGCATGCAGCTAAACCGTATTGCATGTGCCAAATCTTTATCTCAACTAAATATGTTTTGGGAAAGGGGGTTAAGTAGTCGGTTGTAcgactgaatgcattcaactgaaatgtgtcttccgcatttaacctcttgagcttatggctgaatactgccccctttggaggaagtgcgtgcccatagtaaactgaaaatatttttttccaaaattgctaatatatgcatataataataattattgaatataaaacactctaaagtttctaaaaccgtttaaattatgtctgtatgtaaagcagaactctcagggcagcctttctcccaaactctctcttgtcaagagaaaagttgggtcaactttgacgtcatcgcccccacccttcccaggcagctaccgatctgggaacagtatgtatttgttcagcgcgatgtctgctttcaattggcacgttcattgtttgaatttcgcgctccctcatcctttggcgggcgaaaatgcccgggtcactctcaaatacatgcactctattgcgttcagcgcggccgatttggagaacgttcttttccaatagacaccagttgaagccggttcgtttgttcgcgattatcattgttttacatgataaaaacatcattttgctcgattctgcacttagtttgaccagtttagtcgacatataatatgtcattttgtagttttgatgcgcaagagtgcgggaccagaaggagcagaagttattttgggtgcatttcagctgaagctgttagcatatgctaatacaaagacgcacaacttgaaaccaaacgatgtattgggtaagtatgactccttctacgtcttctgatcgaagaacatcaaaggtaagggaatatttatgtggttattttgggtttctgtggactccaaacgtagaggagacactgctaatatctgagcgccgactcatagcatagactagtgaacgaattctgtaacgttaaaaataaatgtaacacagcggttgtattaagaagaagtgtatctttgtaactatatgtagaacatgtatatttagtcatgtttattgcttgttatctgacgttatctgtcggagctatcataatttctccggacattttgagtagcattttttgaaatgtcgtcattgtaaacagagatttatggatattaatggcatattattgaaaaaaaaaaatgtactgtgtaacatgtaatattactgtcatctgatgaagattttcaaaaggttagtgaattatttattttttaatcctacttttacattttatattttctgggacaaaatggccgccgcttgccttttgtttcggtggtggtctaatataaatgtgtgctatgttttcgccgtaaaacattttagaaatctgacttgctgggtagatgaacaaggtgtttatctttcatttgagctattggacttgtgtaggtgtggaggttaaatatgtctaagaatattttttcgcattttgcgttatgctaatgagcttgagccgtagtcacgatcccggatccgggatgggtagcatcaagaggtttaactcaacccctttgaatcagagaggtgcggggggctgccttaataaACATCCACGTCATTggtgcctggggaacagtgggttaactgccaggaGCAgagcaacagatttttaccttgtcagctctgggatttgccAGCACCCGAAACActcctacccgccaggctacctgccaagCTCTTGTAGTGTAGATGCCAGGTGGCACTGGGTGATGGTGGACACTTGCAGTCACTTACCACTGGAACGCCCCTCCCATACAGGTACGCCATGCCCAGTCCACTCTGCCCAACAGGGTTACCCTAGGGGACAAGAACAGTTGGAAAGGACACCAAAAAGAGAGACACTCTTGAAAACCACATCTATACCGGATAATTTGACTAATAATatatacagttcaagtcggaagtttacatacacttaggttggagtcattaaaacttgtttttcaaccactccacaaatttcttgtttacaaactatagttttggcaagtcggttaggacatctactttgtgcatgacgcaagtcatttttccaagtattgtttacagacatattatttcacttataattcactgtatcacaattccagtgggtcagaggtttacatgcactaagttgactgtgtctttaaacagcttgggaaattcctgAAAAGGATATCACGGCTTTAggagcttctgattggctaattgacatcatttgagtcaattgtaggtgtacctgtggatgtatttcaaggtctacctttccatctcagtgcgtctttgcttgacatcatggaaaaatcaaaagaaatcagccaagacctcagaacagaaattgtagacctccacaagtcgggttcatccttgggagcaaattccaaacgctcgaaggtaccacgctcatctgtacaggcaatagtatgcaagtataaacatcatgggaccacgcagccgtcatactgctcaggaaggagacgcgttctgtctcctagagatgaacgtactttggtgcgaaaagtgcaaatcaatcccagaacagcagcaaaggaacttgtgaacatgctggaggaaacaggtacaaaagtatctatatccatagttaaacgatcatactttttggagaaatgtcctcttgtctgatgaaacaaaaatagaactgtttggccataatgaacattgttatatttggaggaaaagggggaaggcttgtaagccaaagaacaccataccaactgtgaagcacgggtgtggcagcatcatgttgtgggggtgctttgctgcaggactgactggtgcacttcacaaaaaagatggcatcatgagggatgacaattatgtggatatattgaagcaacatctcaagacatcagtcaggaagttaaagcttggtcgcaaatgggtcttccaaatggacaatgaccccaagcaaacttccaaagttgtgacaaaatggcttaaggacaacaaagtcaaggtattggagtggccatcacaaatccctgacctcaatcctatagaaaatgtgtgggcaaaactgaaaaagcgtgtgtaaGCAAGGaagcctgcaaacctgactcaattataccggctctgtcaggaggaatgggtcaaaattcacccaagttattctgggaagcttgtggaaggttacccaaaacatttgacccaagttaaccttttgcgtgtaggggggggcagtatttttgtttttggcaaaaaaaaaaacgtacccatttgaaactgcctatttctcagccccagaaactagaatatgcatataattgtcagattaggatagaaaacactctaaagtttccaaaactgtaaaaatattgactatttggaatttccgtctgcgttgtcgtcaccgctctttcctgtggatttctaaacataacgcgacaaacaaacggaggtattttgggtttAAAAATAgtatttatggaacaaaaggaaacatttgttgtgtaactaggagtctcgtgagtgaaaacatccgaagatcatcaaaggtaaacggttaatttgattgattttctgattttcgtgaccaagcttcctgatgctaagtgtacataatgctatgctaggctatcgataaacttacacaaacgcttggattgctttcgctgtaaagcataatttcaaaatctgagacgacaggtggattaacaaaaggctaagctgtgttttgtaatattgcacttgtgatttcatgaatatgaatactttttagtaatattatttgactgtggcgctatgctattcaggtGTTGccgacgaaaatgatcccgctaacgggatgggtagcgccaagaagttaaacaatttagaggcaatgttactaaatactaattgagtgtatgtaaacttctgacccactgggaatgtgatgaaagaaattaaagctgaaataaatcattctctctactattattctgacatttcacattcttaaaataaagtggtgatcttaacctctctagggtacgtgggatggtagcgtcccacctgtcaacagccagtgaaactgcagggcgccaaattcaaaacaacagaaatcccataattaaaattcctcaaacatacatgtattttacaccattttaaagatacgcttattgtaaatccagccacagtgtccgatttcaaaaaggctttacgacgaaagcaaaccaaacgattatgttaggtcagagccaagtcacagaaaaacacagccatttttccagtcaaagagaggagtcacaaaaagcagaaatatagataaaatgaatcactaacctttaatgatcttcatcaaatgacactcataggacttcatgttacacaatacatgtatgttttgtttggtaaagttcatatttatatccaaaaatctgagtttacattggcgcgttatgttcagtagttccaaaacatgcggtgattttgcagagagccacatcaatttacagaaatactcaaaataaacattgataaatgatacaagtgttattcacagtgttattcacagaattaaagatatgcTTCtcaatgcaaccactgtgtcagatttcaaaaaaactttacggaaaaagcaaaccatgcaataatctgagtactcAGACGACAAATCAAGCCAGAttgatatccgccatgttggagtgaacagaagtcagaaatagcattataaatactcacttacctttgatgatcttcatcagaatgtactcccaggaatcccagttccacaataaatgtttgttttgttcgataatgtccatcatttatgtccaaattcctccttgtgcgttcagcccagtaatccaaattcataacgcacgagcagacgaaaagtccaaaagttccattacagtccgtagaaacatgtcaaacgatgtatagaatcaatctttaggatgtttttaacataaatcttcaataatgttccaaccggtgAATTCATTTGTCTGTAGCAAAGCAATGGAAAGCAGGTCGCTCTCACGTGAACGCTCGGGACTGACCTCGTGGCTGCTGGCAGActtctgactcattcccctctcattctgccccacttcacagtagaagcctcaaacaacgtttgaggactgttggcatctagtgactgttggcatctagtggaagtcttatgaagtgcaacatgaccccatagacactgtgtatttgaTAGGGCAAGAGTCGAAAAACTACAaaactcagatttcccacttcctggttggattttttctcaggtttttgcctgccatatgagttctgttatactcacagacatcattcaaacagttttagaaacttcagagtgttttctatccaaatatgcATATTTTGGGCACgattttcatccaaaattcccaatgctgccccctaccctagagaagttaactgacctaaaacagggaatttttacttggattaaatgtcaggaattgtgaaaaactgagtttaaatgtatttggctaaagtgtatgtaaacttccaaattcAACTGTAACTGATCGATCCTGAAAAACCATGTGGTCATTGAAAAGCGATGTATAGGAATGTTTCTGTCCCAGCAGTTTTTGACCACTATGAACACTCTTTTATTGGTAATTCTTACAGGCATATGTACAGGCACTGTGGCCTATGTATAAGATACCCAAAGAAGTGAATAGTTTGATAAAAGGACATATTAAGAAAACACAGCTATACAGATATCATTATGGATGTATAACAATCCATGGTTGGACCACAGAAATATGATGTCCACACTAGTGATTCTATTTCTAAGATTTGGACACTCACCAGGTCAGAGGCCTTCTTGAAGTACTGCAGTGCCGTCTCATTGTTCTGAGACAAGTACTCACTGCCATCCGAGTacatctgacagagagagagaccgagagtaaGCGAGAGACAGCAAGCGAGCGAGAGaccgagagcgagcgagagaccgagagcgagcgaaagacagagagcgagcgagcgagtgagagacagagagcgagcgagcgacagagagcgagcgagagacagagaatgagcaACAGAGAGatcgagcgagagacagaaagtgagtgaaagacagagagagcgagcgagagacagagagagcgagcgagagacagagagagcgagcgagagacagagagagcgagcgagagacagagcgagagacagagagacagggcgagcgagagagagtgacagagcgagcgagagacagaaagcgagcgacagagcgagcgagagacagagagcgagcgacagagagagcgagcgagagacagagagagcgagcgagcgacagagcgagcgagagagagcaagcgagagacagagcgagagagagagcaagcgagagacagagcgagagagagagcaagcgagagacagagcgagagagagagcaagcgagagacagagcgagagagcgagcgagagacagagagcgacagagcgagcaagagagagcaacagagcgagtgagagagcaagcgagagagagcgacagagtgagcgagcgagagacagagcgagcgagcgagagacagagacagagcgagcgagagacagagagagcgagcgagagacagagagagagagcgagagacagagagagagagcgagagacagagagagagagcgagagacagagagagagagcgagagacagagagagagcgagcgagagacagagagagcgagcgagagacagagagagcgagcgagagacagagagagagcgagagacagagcgagcgagagacagaaagcgagcgacagagcgagagacagagagcgagcagagagagcgagagagacagagagagcgagcagagcgagacagagagcgagagagagagcaagagagagagcgagagagacagagagagagcaagcgagagacagagcgagagagcgagcgagagacagagagcgacagagcgagcagagagcaacagagcgagagacagagagcaagcgagagacagagcgagagagagagagagagagagagagacagagtgagcgagcgagagacagagagagagcgagagagacagagagagagacagagagagagcgagcgagagacagagagagagagcgagagacagagagagagagcgagagacagacagagagagacagagagagagagacagagagagagcgagcgagagacagagagagagcgagtgagagacagagagagagcgagcgagagacagagagagagcaagcgagcgagagacacagagcgtgAGACAGAGATCGAGCGAGTCACAGAGAGATCCAGCGAGTGACAGAGAGATCGAGCGAGTGACAGAGAGATCGAGCGagtgacagagagcgacagagcgagtgTGAGACAGGGAGCGACAGAGCGAGTGTGAGACAGGGAGCGACAGAGCGAGtgtgagacagagcgagagacagagcgagcgagagacagagagagcgagtgacagagagagcgagtgacagagcgagcgagtgacagagcgagcgagtgacagagcgagcgagacacagagcgagcgagagacagagcgagcgctCTCGCtcgcgagagacagagcgagagacagagaggaaaatagaataaaaagaaggggagagaagggagcatGAGGAGAAACCACTGGAAAGTAACACAGCCACAGAGTAAGGTTTGCATTACTTATTTCTACACAGTGCTACAGGCCTATAAGATCATGTAATAATCTTACCTTCCCGAGGAAGGCCATGGCGTGTGTGTTCCCCGCATTCGCTGCCTGGTTGAAGTAATCATACGCCCGCTGTCGACAAACATTTCATTTGTGACCAACTCCACACAACAACTTCACATTGAATACAAGAGTGAGCATGACATAGAGCTAGTGTTTGAATAATTTGAAAATGGGTTAGCGAAAGTTTACCTGGTGGTTCTGCTCCACCCCCCGACCACCGTGCAGATGCAGCTGGCCCAGTCCCACCTGTTGTGGACAAAGGGTCATGGCACGAAACATGAcgaatgagtcccaaatggcaccatattccatatatagtacactacttttgaccagaatccacCCTTTCAATCATTACACGCTTACTGATTATCATACTATAGCCGTGCAAGCCAGTGCGGGCAAGCGCCAGAGAAACTTGAAAACGAATAGACTCAGAAAGTGATTTGATTACTTCCTTTAACTCCTGCAAGTGCGAGGAAGTGTATAATTGGTATAATGCCCCAAATTCATCATTTATGGATTTTCCACtttccctgactgtctagctttaacTTTgatgattgttagttctcaaagattacATTATGAAACAAATACGTAAAGGAttttatcttttctacatactttcaACATAGTTTTAGTGCTTCACGTTTACACTGATTGCTTTTTTCCATCGCAAAGATTTCCTATTCAAAGAAGATCACTAAGAGCAGTGTGCCCCATCTGAACCCTAACCTGGGCCTGGACATCTCCCTTCTCAGCCAGGAACTGGTAGTACTGGATCAGGTCTTCCTCCAGCATGCCGCTGGTAGAGCCTGGGTTCTCCACCTCGTCCAGCAGACGTACCCTCTGCACCGCAGTGCCTCCTGTCAGGGACACGTCACTGGCCACTGGTGAGTGGGTGACAGAAAGACAATGTTTCTGACATAAATTGCTCTGTGAATAAAAGTAATTTTTTTGAACACAGTTGAGTTGCAGCCCTTGCTTTTGTTTTATCAGTTTGCGGAGAATCTGGGGATTTTTCTATAAAAAGGTCAGCACCTACAAATATGCAATAGACACTTCGCAACAAGAACATCTACTTTTCAAACTCTACTGCACATGCTCGTTTAGGGCTGTTCAGATGCAGGTGTTCTCCATTCAAAACACTGACAAACTGTCATCTGAGATAGTGAAAGTGTTCAAATGGTTGGCAGCAGGTGGTTTCTTACCATGATTGGCCACCAGTCTGTAGTGCGTCAGTGCTGATTCACAGCTCTGGGTCACACCCACACCACCCCAGTATCGGTATCCCTAAAGAGAGAATGGTAGCAAAGAGAGAAAAGGTCAATCATCATACAGTATATATCCATAAGAGAGAAACAATACACATTGTAAGGCTTCTCTATTCAAATCTTCAAAAAGCAGAAGTAGCTCACCAGAATCATATGAGCCACCAGGTTTCCACCCAAAGCCCCGAAGGTGTAGTAAACCAGTGCCTGGAACAGAGTTATGCTTTACTTTACATTCCTGGTTAAGGAGGTAACTCCATATTATCTAAGAAAGCTACCTCTAAACAAATGCAGCTTTTCATCAGTATATAGGGTACATGGGAAGAAGGAGAGGCTGGATGTTGGTACCTTTGCTTGACTGGAGTTCACTCCTAACCCAGCAGCGTACAAGAAACCAAGTGCCTGTTGGAAGATACCGGGTGGAGCGTTAGAATACCACACAGAGATGCATGAACATAGATTAAATAGTATATGCATACATCAACTGTTCGTTTTCGTCAGTCAACATTTCTATTCAAGTCATATACTTTAAAGCAAGTGTTATACGTAAGACGGCGGACACACTGTGCTTATTTTGAAGGACATTCATCTCTGTTCATCAACGGACGACTCCCATTGAAAAACCATCAACTCAATCCGTCATTTTAAGACAAAAGCTGTCTGGCTGTAGCCCTAAGCATCAACAGAGCATGTTTAAAATGTCTACCCAGGATGCATGAAGTTTAAATAGGAATGTTCCATTACCATCTGAGCTTTGGGGGAGCCCTCCAGGGACAGCTTCTCAAACAGCTCCTTGGCCTTGGAGATGTTCTGGGTCATATAGTCTCCAAACAGCATGGCATAGGCTACCTTCTCCATGGCCTTGTGGTGGCCTTTCCAGGCCACCTTCAATAGCTTCTCATACAACCTGGTGAGGAAAAAGATGAAGATTGAGAAGTTAAAGGTGTGTGGATGTAGCCTGGGCTGGTCTAGAGGTCTAAGCCTCTCCTCTAGAACACGTGTACTAAGTACTGCTGCAAGCAAGGGTTCCAATCCAACCCACTGCAATATCtttcctccttcctttctctctgtggaTCCTGTCCAAGATAGATAAAGATACAAAATAAGAAAGGAGTAGGACTGCCCCAAATCGGGAAAAAGGTGTTGTGGACCAGATTAGTGACAAGACACACGCAGCTGTACAAGCATATCAaagctttcagaaagtatttcaCACCCctttacaacctgaatttaaaattgctTAAACGTATATtttgtgtcagtgatctacacagaataccccataatgttttttttaaattgaatacccaaaacatacaatatacttgcagtgaagccgttTAACAACTACACCATTCAagtcatccaacagattcccattcagagtgacagacagaagcatccagggtcaatgccctgctgtTGACCgatctcccaccaggccaaaa is part of the Oncorhynchus tshawytscha isolate Ot180627B linkage group LG18, Otsh_v2.0, whole genome shotgun sequence genome and encodes:
- the LOC112230651 gene encoding protein sel-1 homolog 1 isoform X5; the encoded protein is MINGTNRKSQKKELYEKLLKVAWKGHHKAMEKVAYAMLFGDYMTQNISKAKELFEKLSLEGSPKAQMALGFLYAAGLGVNSSQAKALVYYTFGALGGNLVAHMILGYRYWGGVGVTQSCESALTHYRLVANHVASDVSLTGGTAVQRVRLLDEVENPGSTSGMLEEDLIQYYQFLAEKGDVQAQVGLGQLHLHGGRGVEQNHQRAYDYFNQAANAGNTHAMAFLGKMYSDGSEYLSQNNETALQYFKKASDLGNPVGQSGLGMAYLYGRGVPVNYELALKYFQKAAEQGWVDGQLQLGTMYYNGIGVKRDYKQALKFFNLASQAGHILAFYNLAQMHATGTGVMRSCHTAVELFKNVCERGRWSERLMAAYRSFKDGDMDGSLVQYLLLAEQGYEVAQSNVAFILDQTEARIFSENETYPRALLHWTRAAAQGYTVARIKLGDYHFYGYGTDVDYETAVIHYRLASEQQHSAQAMFNLGYMHEKGLGIKQDIHLAKRFYDMAAEASPDAQVPVFLALCKLGLVYTLQYMHDLNMTELVSKVDLDQLLGPEWDLYLMTVIALLLGTVIAYRQRQHQPVPPRPPPLPAPARPPQEQPQPEDQVQPEVPPQAEEEQQ